The Geitlerinema sp. PCC 9228 sequence CAATTTGGACTGAGTGGCGTCTTAGTTTTGCCCTGGGCGCGATCGCTACAAATCCCCCTTATCGTCCACTATCGTGGTGCCGATGCCACCCTCACCGCCGCTTCTTCTCGCTTGACCTCCCTCAACCACTGGCTTTACTTTCAACGTCGGGAAACCTTAAAACAACAAACCACCCTATTTCTCACGGTTTCCCAATTCATCAAAACCAAACTGGAAGCACAAGGATTTCCCAGCAACAAAATCCATCCCCACTACCACGGCGTCGATATTAGCCAGTTCCAACCCCAATCCCACATCCAGCGAGAACCAATTTTGCTGTTTGTCGGTCGCCTCACAGAGAAAAAGGGGTGCGAATACCTCATCCGCGCCACTGCCGAAATTCAAACCCAACGCCCCGACGTACGATTAATCATAATTGGCGATGGACCTCTGAGAAAACCCTTAGAAAACCGCGCGCAAAAGACCCTGCATCGTTACGAGTTTCTCGGGATGCAACCCCAAGAAACTGTCAAACAGTGGATGAATCGCGCCCAAGTTCTGGTCACCCCAAGCGTTACCTCTTCGATAGGGGATTCTGAAGGCTTACCCAATGTGGTCTTGGAAGCGCAAGCCATGAATCTCCCCGTGGTGGCAACGGTTCACGCTGGCATTCCCGAAGGCGTAATTCACGGCAAAACTGGTTTCCTAACTGCAGAACGAGATATAGAGGGATTGGCTAAGTACAGCTTGCAGTTGTTGCAAGATAACCATCTCTGGCAGAAGTTTAGCCAGCAAGGTCGCCAACACGTAGAAACCAATTTCGACCGCGACAAGCAAACCCGCGTTTTGGAAGATATTTATCAATCGGTGGTCCAAGCGAAATGTTTTGTATAAACAATGTTACTACAAATTGGATAAATTTTCTGTTCTATTGCCATCAACGAAATTTCTATCCTTTTTTGCGCAGCATGAAACAAAACTGACCACAGTAGCGTAATTTCAAAGCATTGATTTTGGCAGGGGAACTGTGTTTGGTACGTCCGTACAAATCAATGGCTTGATTGATGGGAGAATCCCCGGGAAATAGTTTTAAAAACGATTTTACTTTGCGAAATCCGGTTTTAAATAGTAAAGAAACCACATCGATGCCGGGGCGAATTTCTTCAAGGTACAGACCCGCTGCTTCCGCTAAAACCTTAAATCCATAGGGCGTATAGTTCCAAACACTGTAGGAATGGTAGGGTTCTAAATAGGAAGTGGAACCAATAAAAAACCCACCCGGTTTGAGAACTCGTTGGATTTCTTTTAAAACGGCTTCTGGATAGCGTACGTGTTCAAAGACTTGTCGGCTGTATATTAGTTCAAAGCGATCGCTTTCAAAAGGAATATGAATGCCATCATAGGTATAAAATTCCGCATCCGTGCGAGTGCGCATTTTTACCGGCGGCGAATCTTCAATATCTAACCCCAACCAATGAACTTGGGGGGCAGCTTGTTGAAAATCGTCAAAGGAATGACCGGGTCCGCATCCCAAATCCATTACTTCTTGAATGTGGGGATTTTTCTCCAAAACTTGGTAAATGTAGTATTTAGAGTCTACCTGCCGGCTGTGGTCGTTGGGCAGGCAATCTTTTAACAGTGTATATAAAGAATCATCTTCGCGAGGAGGAACGACTTTTTTAACAGTTGCGCTCATTTTATTTATCTCCAGAAGTCCGTATGTTAGCAATTTGTTTTCCCCTTGGAAATTGGGGATTCTAAAGCCTCTACAATCGCCGCAACATCCACAGAAAAATTGCTATTTCGCGCGGTTTCCCCAGCACACCAATACTGGTAATCATGTCCCAATGTTTTGCATAAATAGTAGTAGTGGGGAATGACCTGGGGGGTGGGAAACAATTCCATGACCCACACGCGATCGCTAAAGAGCAAATTTGTCAACCCTGCCCCGTGGGGAGAAATGACGGATTCCGCATCGTAAAATAGTTCAATTTGTTCTTCAATAGACATAGTATCGAGAACGTATCGTTGAAATCCGTAGGGTTCGATCGCAGCGAGCAATTCTTCCTCATTTTCCACGCAACGCTGCTTGCCTTTTTCCGTTTCGATGCGGGAAATATAAATCCGTTGGTTGCGCCGGCTGAGTCGTTTGGGTAAAATGCGATCGCGGAAATAGGATAAATACGCCCCAGGCAAACCAGCCGAAAACTTGCGCGTTAAAAATGGCAGAAAAATAAACTGTTCGGTTTGATAAAATTTATCCGGTTCTACAAATACAATTTTACAGTTATCCGGTTGCAGTTGCTTCAGGAAAAACGTTTCCACTGGACTTAACGGAGAAGCACACAGTAGTTGAATTTCTGGTAAATTTAGCTTTTGGCTGCATGTCAGTAAGAACAACCGCGGTAAATTATCCACCAGCGTGTGGTAGTAACCGTTGCGATGGGAACGAAACGTACTGCAAACCCCGGAAATGGTTTCTACTTTTTTGGCAGAGAGAAACGCACTTAGAAACATTTCTGGGTCCGTCTCCGTACTGATGGTATCGGCAATTGTTTCCCGCTGGGGAGAAAACAGAGCGTGATACCCACCGTAAAAGAGAGCGTTTTCTAAAAAAACAGCATCTAAATTGGGCGTTTCGTACTTGGTTCCCTGTAAAGGCTGAGCTTTGTAGTAAAACGACATGTCCGCAGCTTCCGGTGTAGGCACACTTTGGGCATCTAAAATATGAAGTTTCTGTAAATTCGGATAGCCTTCCGAGAGAGCAACGACACGTACGAACGTTTTACCGAGCAGCCTTTTTCCTTGTTTTTTAAGTTTTTGTAAAGCTGCCATTTGTAGGGAAGATTTTTTGCTTGACACTTCGCCGCGATCGCTTTTATCGTAGCCATATTTTCTCGAACTGTCAATTCGTTGGATTTTATTTTTTTCCTCTATTTTTAGTAGGAAATAGCGCGTATTTGTAAGCCTGGGATAAAGCCGTTAAAGCCGCCGGTTCGCCAAAGCGAGACAAAACCACCTGGTGAGCATTTTCTGCGAGTTGGCTGCCATATTCGCGATTGTCCAGAATTCGTAACGTGGTAGTCGCCAAGTCCGTCGGGTCTTGGGGATCGGCAAACTCGCAGTGACAGCCGTGGGTAAAATAATCCATCCAAGGGCGAATTTTGCCCAAAACCATCGGTGTTTTCGCTAAAGCCGCTTCCATTGCCGTACGACCAAAACTTTCCGCCGCAGATGCCGCCACAAAAACATCCGCCTCGGCATACAAACCAGCTACATCCTCTACATATCCCAAAAAACGCACTGAATTGTGCAAATCTTGGGCTTTTTCCTGACAGGATGCCAGTAATTCTCCCGTTCCTGCCACCACCAAAACCGCATGGGGATAGCGAGGCAATATTTGGCGGAAAGCCGCAATGGTAGCCAGGGGATTTTTGCGGGGGGTGAGGCGGGCGCAGAATAAAATCATAGGCGTATCGGGACTGATATGCAAGCGATCGCGCCAAGGTGTCTGAGACATGGTTACCGACGGGGGAGGTTCCATAATGTTGGGAACCACAAATACTTTTTCCTCAGGAATGCCAGCCTCTAGCTGTACTTGGCGTTCCAGTTCGCTAAGTACAATCACCGCATCCACAAATTCGCTGTTTGCCAGTTGTTTTTGCCGCCACTGACTGGTAGTGTGGGGTTCAAACGCACTCGGACCCCGCAACGATAGTACCACGGGAATTTGCGGCGCGATCGCCGGGCGCAGGGCTTGCAATCGCGGTGAAATCCGTGCTAGCCCGGTATGAAAATGTACCAAATGGCAAATATTTGCGTTAAAATACGTACGCAACAACCCCCAACCCAACTGACTTCCCGAAACCCTCTTGACCGGAAAATTGTAGTTACCTGCCAAGCGGTCAAAATCGCTTTTTTGTTGGTGCAACCATCCCCAAAACTGGACTTGACGGCCGAGGGAATATTCCGCCTCTGCCTGGCGCAAAGCGCTGAGTGTCGAACCGCCTACCGTTTGCGATCGCACAATGTGCAGAACTTTTAAACAAGAGAGCCTATCCATATTCATTTGATACAAGTTTGATTATAATTTTGGCATAAAACTGCCATTTTCCCGGGGGCAAACTTCCCCCTAGCTGTTCGTATTTTTCCTATCAAACCCGATCTACGCTGGAAGCGATGCATATTCTTAGCATCCACAACACCTACCAAATTCGGGGCGGCGAAGACGAATCCCGCGCCGCCGAAGAAAACTTATTGCGCGAACAAGGGCATCAAGTCGATATTTACGAAGAAAGCAACGATCGCATTGGACAAATTTCACCCATTTCCCTGGCATTGCGCACCATTTGGTCGGCAACCGCTTACCAAACCGTGAAAAAACACCTCACCCAAACCCCCATCGACTTGATTCACGTGCAAAACTTCTTCCCTCTCATCTCGCCTTCCGTTTACTACGCTGCCCGCCAGTTGGACGTTCCCGTAGTACAAACCTTACGAAACTATCGCTTAATTTGTCCCAACGGATTGTTTTTTCGCGACGGTGGCGTTTGCGAAGACTGTTTGGGGAAATTGATTCCTTACCCCGGCGTCGTACATGCTTGCTACCGGGAAAGCCGTACGGCCACTGGCGTTACAGCAGCCATGCTAGCCATCCATCGGACCTTGCGCACTTGGCTGTCTCAAGTCAATGTTTTTATTACCCTCAGCGAATTTGCCCGGCAAAAATTCATTGCGGCTGGCTTACCTGAGGAAAAAATCTTGGTCAAGCCCAATTTTGTCGATCCCGACCCCGGCATCGGTAGCGGTAGCGGCGGATATGTTTTGTATGTAGGCAGGCTGTCGGTGGAAAAGGGACTGGATACCTTACTGGATGCTTGGAAATCCCTCAAAACACCAGTGACGCTAAAAATCGTCGGCGATGGACCTTTGAGCAGGCAAGTGCAGCAAGCCGCCAGGGAAATGGAAAACGTAGAATGGTTGGGACGCCAATCCCTACAACAAACCTACGATTTGATGGGTGAGGCTATGGTTTTGGTTTTTCCCTCCAAATGGTACGAAACCTTTGGGCGAGTAGCCATAGAAGCTTTTGCCAAAGGAACGCCCGTCATTGCATCCAATATAGGCGCGATCGCGGAATTAGTGGCTTCCGAACGCACCGGATGGCTGTTTCAACCAGCAGATGCCAGCGATCTAGCCACCCAACTCGACTGGGTTATTTCTCATCCCCAACAGCGACAAGCTATGCGTAGCGAAGCCAGAAAGGAATTTGAGCGCTTTTATACTGCTGCCGCTAACTATCAAAAACTGATGGAAATTTACCAGCTTGCCAGTTGCCTGTAGAAACCGCTTTTCGTGCCAGCCAATATGTCCAAACGTCCCCTTTCGGTCGTCCTTCCCGCCGCGACAGATAGCAGCCACACCAGCACCCGGCGTCCCCTGTATTTCCAACTGTCCACGTTGGTTCTGTTTGGGTTTGCCACCATCTTTTATCCGCGGGTCCTGTCGGCAATGAAATTTCCCTCCATTGTCAACCTGGTTCATTTGGGGTTGGTGCCGTTGATTTTCCTGTTTGTGCTGGTGAAAACCAAAACCAAAGACCGCAAACAAATTGCAGCGGTTTGGGAATTGTTGGTGGCTTTGGCAATTTTTTTCGGCATCCACCTAGCCAGCGCCCTTCTGAATGGGGCCGGAGAGATTAATGCTGCCGTCAACTTTATTATGCTCGCCGAGCATTTTCTGTTCCTTACCGCGATCGCAGCCTTACCCCTTACCCCAGCCAAACTCCCACGATTCCGGGCTTTTTTCGTATTTGCCTCCTTCAGCAACATGGCTTTTGCCTACGTGCAACAATACGTCCTGCGCCTTCACTTAAAAGAAGGCCTTGCCGACAATATCAAAGGCGTTTTCATCGGTCAGGGTGCCGGTCACGTAATTGGGGCTTCCGTTGCTCTCACCTTCGGTCTGTATTACTTAGCCGATGCCAAGAAAATTCCCCTCACATGGCGGGTCATCGTCGCATTAGCAGCATTCTGGCACATGCTGATGGCAGATGCCAAACAAGTTTTGTTAGCCTTCGGCATCGCTGGTGGTGCCTTGCTGCTAACCAAATTCGACAATATTTTTGAAGCTTTAAAATATATCATCGGCGGCACCTTCCTGGTAGCAGCCTTCATCTGGTGCATGCAAAACGTTCCCGCGTTTGGAGCATTTAACACTTGGATGCGACCGGAAATTTACGGACCCGACGGCGAAGCCACTTTACTCAAAACCGCCACCTTTCGCGTCATTCCCCAATATTACGAATCGTGGTTGCATCCCTGGTTGGGATTGGGACCCGGCCATACTGTAGGACGTTTGGGCGGCTGGATGTTAAGCGATTATTCCGCCTTGCTGTCTCCGCTAGGGTCCACCCGACACCCAGCCAGCAGTCAAGTTTGGCAAGCCGTTGGTGCCAGTTGGCTGGGCGACCAATCGAGTATGTTTTCGCCGCTGTTTGGTTGGGCAGGCATTTGGGGAGATCTGGGATGGTTGGGTATGGCGTCCATTCTT is a genomic window containing:
- a CDS encoding glycosyltransferase, translating into MNVIIFNSLLLPASQTFIRAQGETLKTFTAYYVGSRLVPGLELPRDRTLVVNPGTATGKLQETWFKLTGSAPRIYQQIQNLHPALIHAQFGLSGVLVLPWARSLQIPLIVHYRGADATLTAASSRLTSLNHWLYFQRRETLKQQTTLFLTVSQFIKTKLEAQGFPSNKIHPHYHGVDISQFQPQSHIQREPILLFVGRLTEKKGCEYLIRATAEIQTQRPDVRLIIIGDGPLRKPLENRAQKTLHRYEFLGMQPQETVKQWMNRAQVLVTPSVTSSIGDSEGLPNVVLEAQAMNLPVVATVHAGIPEGVIHGKTGFLTAERDIEGLAKYSLQLLQDNHLWQKFSQQGRQHVETNFDRDKQTRVLEDIYQSVVQAKCFV
- a CDS encoding class I SAM-dependent methyltransferase; protein product: MSATVKKVVPPREDDSLYTLLKDCLPNDHSRQVDSKYYIYQVLEKNPHIQEVMDLGCGPGHSFDDFQQAAPQVHWLGLDIEDSPPVKMRTRTDAEFYTYDGIHIPFESDRFELIYSRQVFEHVRYPEAVLKEIQRVLKPGGFFIGSTSYLEPYHSYSVWNYTPYGFKVLAEAAGLYLEEIRPGIDVVSLLFKTGFRKVKSFLKLFPGDSPINQAIDLYGRTKHSSPAKINALKLRYCGQFCFMLRKKG
- a CDS encoding glycosyltransferase family 61 protein, with the translated sequence MSSKKSSLQMAALQKLKKQGKRLLGKTFVRVVALSEGYPNLQKLHILDAQSVPTPEAADMSFYYKAQPLQGTKYETPNLDAVFLENALFYGGYHALFSPQRETIADTISTETDPEMFLSAFLSAKKVETISGVCSTFRSHRNGYYHTLVDNLPRLFLLTCSQKLNLPEIQLLCASPLSPVETFFLKQLQPDNCKIVFVEPDKFYQTEQFIFLPFLTRKFSAGLPGAYLSYFRDRILPKRLSRRNQRIYISRIETEKGKQRCVENEEELLAAIEPYGFQRYVLDTMSIEEQIELFYDAESVISPHGAGLTNLLFSDRVWVMELFPTPQVIPHYYYLCKTLGHDYQYWCAGETARNSNFSVDVAAIVEALESPISKGKTNC
- a CDS encoding glycosyltransferase family 4 protein encodes the protein MDRLSCLKVLHIVRSQTVGGSTLSALRQAEAEYSLGRQVQFWGWLHQQKSDFDRLAGNYNFPVKRVSGSQLGWGLLRTYFNANICHLVHFHTGLARISPRLQALRPAIAPQIPVVLSLRGPSAFEPHTTSQWRQKQLANSEFVDAVIVLSELERQVQLEAGIPEEKVFVVPNIMEPPPSVTMSQTPWRDRLHISPDTPMILFCARLTPRKNPLATIAAFRQILPRYPHAVLVVAGTGELLASCQEKAQDLHNSVRFLGYVEDVAGLYAEADVFVAASAAESFGRTAMEAALAKTPMVLGKIRPWMDYFTHGCHCEFADPQDPTDLATTTLRILDNREYGSQLAENAHQVVLSRFGEPAALTALSQAYKYALFPTKNRGKK
- a CDS encoding glycosyltransferase family 4 protein; translated protein: MHILSIHNTYQIRGGEDESRAAEENLLREQGHQVDIYEESNDRIGQISPISLALRTIWSATAYQTVKKHLTQTPIDLIHVQNFFPLISPSVYYAARQLDVPVVQTLRNYRLICPNGLFFRDGGVCEDCLGKLIPYPGVVHACYRESRTATGVTAAMLAIHRTLRTWLSQVNVFITLSEFARQKFIAAGLPEEKILVKPNFVDPDPGIGSGSGGYVLYVGRLSVEKGLDTLLDAWKSLKTPVTLKIVGDGPLSRQVQQAAREMENVEWLGRQSLQQTYDLMGEAMVLVFPSKWYETFGRVAIEAFAKGTPVIASNIGAIAELVASERTGWLFQPADASDLATQLDWVISHPQQRQAMRSEARKEFERFYTAAANYQKLMEIYQLASCL